Below is a window of Syngnathus acus chromosome 8, fSynAcu1.2, whole genome shotgun sequence DNA.
GAGATTTGGTGAAAAGCAAACATGGTCAACTTCACTCTAGAGCTCTTCTCAAATTCACTACACTCAGGATGTACACATACAGAAAGTTTGAACATTTGCACCGACCGAGCAAATCGTTTCGAAGCAATTGAAAAGTCACCTACCAGCAGGTACTTCTCTTGACCATACACATAGGTTGTGCTGATGGCGTACAGGGACTTGTGATCTTCTCTAATCCGCCTCTGTCGCTAtggggacaaaaacaaaacccatgAGAATCAAACGACTGCTAACGCGCTAGCTCGCCGGTGGCCTTTCCGAGGGCTAAATTCATTTGTCGATCGCAACGGGATTGTCCTGCATTCGTGGACCGACCTGAAGGTTCTTTCCCAGGAAGGCCTGCAAGAAGCCGCTCTTCCCGCTAGCTCGGGCGCCGAGGACGTTGCAGCGGAACACACTGCGCTGGGTCTGTTTCTTCTGTAGATCGATGCCTTTGTTTCGTGtcactgaaaatcaaaagcagACCTATATTAACTCTTCTCattcagatttttctttttttcttgcatcGTCTACCTGTGATCGCAGCGGCTTGGGACTCCTGCTCGTAGATGATGGAATAGCCCAGATAACCCAAATACTCCAAACTCCGCTGGACATCCAAATATGTCGTTAACCTGCGAGGCAGTTGGACGTGAGTTTTTGTAAACacataaagtaaaaaaaaaaaaaaaccctcacgTCCACTGGGAGAGGTATCCTTGGTATGTGATCCATCCCTCCTCATTAGTGCACACTGTGTGGTTGACGTCCGGACCCCACGGCGTGTAGGGAAATACTTTGAACAGGTCCTTCACCTCCTCTGGCGATAGCGCACAATCTCGGTCCTGAAGACGCACACCTCGACAGTCTTAATCTGAGAACAACATGTCGAGACATTGTCGCACTCACTTTGTCGTGCTTGTCGAAGACGCTCTGAAGAAAGAGGTAAGCGTTGTGGTTTAGCTCCGTGGTGCAGTCAGGAGGAATCTTGACTCTGAAAGAGGGAGAAATTGTGAGCCACTCACCAAAAGTCACTGCCTCAAAGCAACTTACACAGGGAAGAGATATTCCTGCGTGAGCTCCAGGTCGTCGTCGTAACCAAACCTCCTGAGCACAGTCCAGGTGGTCTCGTGTCGGCCGCGCTGTATGAAAAGAGTGTGCAGGAACAAGAAGCCTGAAATGAAGGAGGAGAGGAGCTGAGCAAACAATTCCTCTCATATTAGCGTTGAGCAACGACGTCCAACCTTTAAGCGTGAGCCCGTTATCCTTCACTCCATCGGCCATGTTTCTCCTGactacatttttaacatcctCTAAGGCCTGGGACGCCAGTGGCGTGTTGAAGCACGTTCTctacatgaaaaaaacaaacaagataaTAATCACAACTCTGTAGCGATACGATGTCAGCATGACGCCGGAAAGTGCAGTATTTGAGCGCAGACGCGATACGATGACGGATTACCTGAAAGAAATTGAGCTCGTTGTCATTCAGGATGCCGTCGTTGTCCAGGTCGGACACTTTAAAGATTCTAGTTAAAGCCTTGATGCAAGAAGACTTCAGCTGTCAGACAGATAAACACGCACATGTCTATATTGAAAATTCCGAGAGCAAAATATCTCCATCGGCAAAATTGCAACACTCACCTCCTTGTCTTCTGGACAGTACAGAGGTCCTGTCGGGTGGAGAACTGCCTTCTGGGCATAGTAGAACAACTCGGAGATGTTCTTCAGATTTTTGGCCGAGCACTacgaggggaaaaaaggagcATCCGCTTAACTATTATTGGCGGTGAGAAATGGCAGGCACGGCATGCCTGTTTAGATAAATTGCCACATGATGGAGTGTCCAAACTATTTCCACTTCTAAGTGGCCACACttctgtcctgtcctgtcctgtcctgtcctccCTTCTTTCTACTTTGGCTTTGCAGCTAATCTAACACCCTGGCCTGGCCTGTCGCTCGTCTCGTCAATAAGGCTCACGTCGCCGAACAAAAACCAGACTCCTTCACATTCCCAAGCCTGATTGGTCGCTCAACGATATCAATCCATTTAATGTCGGGGCGCAAACGAGGTCAGAAGCCTGTGAGCAACTGATTGGGCTTGACTCGCATATTTGTAGCTGTCTCAAGTACAGGTTCATCTTGTCATACACGACTTGCCATGCATGCTCAATTATATATTTGGGGCCGAGTAGTGTTTTTCCATTCAAATATGCATCGTAATTATGACGATTGCACAGTCGGCGCGTTCCGACCTCCAAATTAGCGGGTCTCCATCTGGTCATGTTATCTTACCTCGACACACGTCTCAATGTCCTGGTATTGATTCATAATAGGCAGGATGGTCTCCATGCTGCTGTGCTCCACCAGGTCAGACTTATTGCCCACAAGGATCAATGGTACCctggggagaaaaaatatatacatatatacacacacacgtcacaaGCACCAAAGTACTACCATGTTAAACCTAATGACCACCATTTAAAACATGATTTAGCTATAACTGACATTCATATACAATCATGTATACAATGTATGCAACAATacaatcatatttttttagtatttgGATGAAAAGCACCTTAAACGGAGcgcaactaaaaaaaataaaacacccacCTGCTGTCTTTGTCTATTCTGTCATTGATAAGGGGAATCCAGTGGCTTGTCACCTGGGAGAAAaataatatgtatataaaaaataaaaaaaatcggcATTTACATCGTTAACAATGCTCCATTTTAGATTGTCAGTTTTAACAGTAAATAAATGCGCTTGTAGGTTCGCTTCAGGGTTACTAATACTACGATGCATTTCCATTGTTCGAGACACACCCAGACCAAATCAACAACAGCCACAGCGGCAGGATCTTGGCTCACCTTTTCAATTGACTTCTTGTTGTTGACAGAGTACACTATGCAGATAACATTTGCCTGTGGAAAATAGTCCAAATCAGCCTGGCATTTATGGAGGGAAAACACTGCAAACTGTTGAAACAAGTTATTGAGCAAAAATGAAACCCACTTTAGATATTTCTTGATAGAGCTGCTCATCTGATTGCTCTGCTTCTGCAAGAtgtcaacaaacaagaaaggtGTTTTTCCATGTTGGAGCAGACCagacagcaaacaaacaacacagtACCCGAGTAATCCACAATGTGTGTGGGGACCCTCTCTGGGGTGACGTCTGCGGGGATGGTGATTTCCTCAGCTCGCAGAGGAACCTGACATgttgggcaaaaaaaagaaaatagcacCAACAAACAATCCATTTATTTAACCAAGATTTGCATGTATAAATGATCACCTCATCAGGAAACTCCTCACTGACCAGAGACATGATCAGTGACGTCTTCCCCACCTTGGCTGTGcagatgtaaaaaaatcaaataaaaaccttCCATCAAAATGGATGTATTGAATGTCATTTATAATCATCACTTGATCTTTTGTTTCAGGTGGCAAACCATAGATCCTAAACATACTCTGATCGCGGATGATGAGCAAGATATATTCGTAGagcttctttttgtttgttgccaTGCATCACAGTGGGACAGTGAAGTGCTAGCTATTAGCCTCCTCGCTAGCCCACAGCATAAGCGGATAAGCGCTTTGCTTTGCAGCCGAGCCACAACACACTCGCTACTTACGTTCCCCGACGAGCAGTATCCTCACGTCCTTCCTCATGTTTTTAATCCAGAATAAGGGACAGTCTATTGCTTCATGAAGTCCCCTCGTTGGCTGTCACTTCTTCGGTAGTTGCTCTTACGTCAGGCCCAGCCAGCCACTACTGTCAAACTgggcgcctgcctgcctgcctgcctgcctgcctgcctttgtAGGACAAAACGGACGGTGGCTTTTTGGTGTCGCTCTTCAAATTCTTCACACGTTACGGAACAGAGGACACTTTGTGAGCTCAGTGctattgcatttttaaaatagccGACTGCTATGCGCCACGATTTCTGAATGGAATTCACGTTTTCGGCGGTCCCATAGTATTTCGCACGCCTGACCTCCACTAACCGGCGGCAAAGACGGCGAGTCATAAACGGACAAACTTCATTTGGTGTTATAAAACGTGGAATGCTGCCCCCAGGTGTCACAAAGGTGAACTGCAAATGCTTCGCAAAGGCTACAGTGCAGCCATGACGATACAAAATGACTCTGAGCTACAAAATAAGGAAATAGTTGGAAAAATTGACTGTCAGAGGTATATGTATATagtccaaaataaatgtaagtcCTCAATAAAAACGATTCCAATTGTCATTTCAACAGTAACAAAGTCATTTCATGGCACACTGCAGATGAGCATTCAGATGTTGTTGCTGTGTCATTCAAATCCTGAGCTACAAAATAAGGAAATAGTTGGAAAAATGGACTGTCAGAAGTATATGTATATagtccaaaataaatgtaagtcCTCGATAAAAACGATTCCAATTGTCATTTCAACAGTAACAAAGTCATTTCATGGCACACTGCCGATGTTGTTGCTGTGTCATTCAAATCCTGCTTTCCAATTTTCATCGCTTATTCCTGATGTTGGTTTCAGctgcaaagacaaagaaacaaaaataatgaccaTTTGCCGACGACCCTTGTGCTCACTCACAATTGCCAAATTGCCATTCTTACTAGTATAATCCTGTGGTGTCATAGGCCTGGACATGACCTGTCTGAGTGAGTCCAGCCACTCTCTTTGCTCACTCTCACGCTCGcacatgaagacaaattgcCGTTCGGGTGTTTCCACCATGAGGCCGAACTTCCACTTGTTTCCACGGGTGTGCTTTGGGACACAATCCCTAACAGAGTAGCTGTCGCGTTCTGTGCCAAGGAAGATGACCCCCAGCTCCTCAGCATCCTTACATTCACAACGACTTTCAGACGAGGGACTTGACCACAAGGTAATACAagcgtttgtttttgttctcacCAAACAGCCTTTGAAGTAGagcaacttcctgttttgggAATCCAAAATGAACCACCTCTTTTTGAATGGTTCCTTTTGCTGGTAAAAATAGTACGAAcatatacaatacaatacaagcAAATGGCCGATGCAGTTGGAGTGGAACAACTTACCGACGGCCCTGTTTTTTCCATATATCCCTCTTTAAGGTAGTTTGGTGTTATATTTGGTACCAGCTGACAATGACAGTTCGAGATTCTCACTTCATACATCTGATCAGAGTTCatcattgaaaatgttttgggtgCTTACGTCGGCGTCTGTCCCGGTCGGGTACGCCGTCTTTAGGTATGCATAGCGAGCGGCACGAAGGGCGTTGTACCATGTGACTATTTCCTTGAATGCAAAAGAAACCCATCAGCAGCGCCAAAGTCAATGAGAACagggaaggaaaaacattcagATGATCACGCAGTCCCACCTCAGGACTTTCATGATACACAAAAAGGCTCCTGGTGTGGTCGTTGTCCAGGTAAGTAATCTGCATCCCATGGGGATGACCAATCTTCTCTGGCTGAAATGTTACATTCAAGTGCTTGATAGAAATGAGCGCTTTTGGACCTTTGGACTCCTAAAGAAAATGTAGACATGCCACATCCCTTTTGGTGGTCAAAATACTTGAGCGCTATTTGCAAGCTAACTTACATTGTCCTTGTTGTAGTAAGCCAGCGTGAATTCCCTCTCAGACAAGACAAACTTTCTTTTGAGAAACTGTGTGTTCTCCTTGCCTTTCTTCCATAGCATGCCTTCATAGAAGCCTGgaatcaaatggaaaaaaagagaaacttCAACCCGACGACAGTTCATGGCTGATTCGTGGCAGAGAGGAGCAAACAACACCTGTGCTATAAGACGGAGGTGGATACTTGGTCTCGCCTGTGAATTCCAGTCTTTCATATTTGGCTCGTATCCACTGCTCTCTTAACACTCTAGGGGtttcaacaaacacacatgagGGAGGAGAAGCTGTATTTGCAAGCTCAAAGGTTTCTTCGAGCTAATCCCAAACCTACCTCCCTTTCGCTCAACGTGACCAATAAAGAGATGACGTGGGCTCATTTTTgagattgaaaataaaaacctacTTACGCACAGTCAGTCTGCTGTGGCCGGTAGTAGTAAGGAGGAAGTGCTTTTTCATACAAAGCTCTGGCTCGAGCATTGCCGCTGGATTTCATCAACTTCCAAGGcacagcaaaataaatactgttaGAGAACTGTTAGGCACTccaactgtttgttttttttcatcaaaacatttgtaaagTATCACGTGTGTTTCTACCTCTACAAGCGCATCTTCCCAGTAGTCAAGCTTTATGGACTTTACCCGACTGGACAGATTACGGTGGATACCGGAACAGTTCAGACAGATAAACAAGCCCAACTTGTAAGACGCCCAGTCGGGATCTGCCGGAGATGAAAAGGTTAGTGGTTGGTGTTCTCGACAGGAGAACATCTGAGTCGAGCCTCACCGGGCACGCCGCAATCTGCACAAAGTCTGTTCTCGGGCAGCTTCAGCAGCTCCAGTAAGATCCTCTTGTTTCGCTCCCAGTTTGCCATGGCGCTCCACAGTGCGGCTTACGAGCGGCGCCCTCGAAAAGAACCATGGTGCCTACATAGTTTCACAAGCGGCCAAATCCAATAAACACAAGGTCTCAAACGAAAAGTGGAACTGGCGAGGTGTGGTTAATGTCACAACACAAGGCGAGCCCTTCCTCTTCACTGCACTTATAAGTGTcaagagcttctttttttttttttttctctcacactCATAAACGCGAACAGGAGGACaccttataaaaaaaaaagacatttattcaCTCAAAACACAATCCCAATGTGAAAGTGTCCAAATAGAATGtagaaaaaatgtaaaaatgtgattaaGTGCCTTCAAAGGGAAGGCCACATGATGGGGCCCTCTACACATCAATTTCATACTATTTTTTCACACCAAAAATGACAGATTCATAGTTGCTCTGAAAAGCCAATAGAAAACAATTTTCCAAAAGCAAAGTCAAGAATATAGAATTGCTACTGAGTATAACGACGctttacacaaacacactgatGTGATGAGTGAGGTCGCACCACTTTCATGAAGTGGGTTACCAATGTAGCTGGTGGCCAGCAGACAACACACTGTGAAAATAACCACAAGTGGATGTAGCCTTTTCTCCCAGGATTAGGGGAAGTCTCGGGAAAGGTATTGGAGAGTATTCTTGTGGAGACCCAGATGGATGGAGTCCAGGTAGTGCAGGAACCTGACGGAAGAACAGATCACACTTTTATTCATAGCCCTGAGTGAGTGGCTGCTTGaagaccccccaaaaaaaaccgcTTACCCACATCCTGTCATGCTTACCGTCGTTTCACCTTGCCTCGTTCCTTAATCTTCTCAGACCTGCAGATGGTGCGCAGGGCAGGCATGTAGTCCACAGCAGTTGCAGATCTGTTGCCCAGCGCGCCAAATGTGCTGCACGCCACACTCTCCACAGCGTCTCTTCTCCTCTGCATTATTCTGGAAGTAAACAACAAGCTCATTTTCTGATTGGAGAAGGTTCACACAAAGAAAGGTTTCGTGGCTATATGATGGACTCACAGCGGCTGACAGAGGTTGCTCTGAGTGAA
It encodes the following:
- the rhot1a gene encoding mitochondrial Rho GTPase 1-A isoform X2 is translated as MRKDVRILLVGEPKVGKTSLIMSLVSEEFPDEVPLRAEEITIPADVTPERVPTHIVDYSEAEQSDEQLYQEISKANVICIVYSVNNKKSIEKVTSHWIPLINDRIDKDSRVPLILVGNKSDLVEHSSMETILPIMNQYQDIETCVECSAKNLKNISELFYYAQKAVLHPTGPLYCPEDKELKSSCIKALTRIFKVSDLDNDGILNDNELNFFQRTCFNTPLASQALEDVKNVVRRNMADGVKDNGLTLKGFLFLHTLFIQRGRHETTWTVLRRFGYDDDLELTQEYLFPVVKIPPDCTTELNHNAYLFLQSVFDKHDKDRDCALSPEEVKDLFKVFPYTPWGPDVNHTVCTNEEGWITYQGYLSQWTLTTYLDVQRSLEYLGYLGYSIIYEQESQAAAITVTRNKGIDLQKKQTQRSVFRCNVLGARASGKSGFLQAFLGKNLQRQRRIREDHKSLYAISTTYVYGQEKYLLLHEMMPDFDFMSEVDLACDVVCLVYDVGNPRSFEYCAKIYKQYLIDSKTPCVVIAAKSDLHEARQQYSLSPQEFCRKHKLHPPQPFTCNTTEAPGKDLYTRITTMAMYPHMAQADLKNSTFWLRASVGATVFAVLGFAMYRALLKQR
- the rhot1a gene encoding mitochondrial Rho GTPase 1-A isoform X1, with amino-acid sequence MRKDVRILLVGEPKVGKTSLIMSLVSEEFPDEVPLRAEEITIPADVTPERVPTHIVDYSEAEQSDEQLYQEISKANVICIVYSVNNKKSIEKVTSHWIPLINDRIDKDSRVPLILVGNKSDLVEHSSMETILPIMNQYQDIETCVECSAKNLKNISELFYYAQKAVLHPTGPLYCPEDKELKSSCIKALTRIFKVSDLDNDGILNDNELNFFQRTCFNTPLASQALEDVKNVVRRNMADGVKDNGLTLKGFLFLHTLFIQRGRHETTWTVLRRFGYDDDLELTQEYLFPVVKIPPDCTTELNHNAYLFLQSVFDKHDKDRDCALSPEEVKDLFKVFPYTPWGPDVNHTVCTNEEGWITYQGYLSQWTLTTYLDVQRSLEYLGYLGYSIIYEQESQAAAITVTRNKGIDLQKKQTQRSVFRCNVLGARASGKSGFLQAFLGKNLQRQRRIREDHKSLYAISTTYVYGQEKYLLLHEMMPDFDFMSEVDLACDVVCLVYDVGNPRSFEYCAKIYKQYLIDSKTPCVVIAAKSDLHEARQQYSLSPQEFCRKHKLHPPQPFTCNTTEAPGKDLYTRITTMAMYPHARLRCMCACNKCTYCLCQNLLKMELLRTIKAQLRRVVHNRHMAQADLKNSTFWLRASVGATVFAVLGFAMYRALLKQR
- the adap2 gene encoding arf-GAP with dual PH domain-containing protein 1, with the translated sequence MANWERNKRILLELLKLPENRLCADCGVPDPDWASYKLGLFICLNCSGIHRNLSSRVKSIKLDYWEDALVELMKSSGNARARALYEKALPPYYYRPQQTDCAVLREQWIRAKYERLEFTGETKYPPPSYSTGFYEGMLWKKGKENTQFLKRKFVLSEREFTLAYYNKDNESKGPKALISIKHLNVTFQPEKIGHPHGMQITYLDNDHTRSLFVYHESPEEIVTWYNALRAARYAYLKTAYPTGTDADLVPNITPNYLKEGYMEKTGPSQKEPFKKRWFILDSQNRKLLYFKGCLDAEELGVIFLGTERDSYSVRDCVPKHTRGNKWKFGLMVETPERQFVFMCERESEQREWLDSLRQVMSRPMTPQDYTTETNIRNKR